In the Perca flavescens isolate YP-PL-M2 chromosome 20, PFLA_1.0, whole genome shotgun sequence genome, one interval contains:
- the LOC114546969 gene encoding uncharacterized protein LOC114546969 isoform X1, translating to MAYRRRRRQIILPEHRNRHVPNNMDQLAFKYMEMCKVESSTDSDSEISPRWSDTSTMGCVSSTPESGTFHRTLPLTHKPVGRHGCYSLFLDPYDGSSEDSDKSNIDVGVSSRRTRPQGKSGGSCRFSGRSRRFILHHPASVSLKEVVKNGKRDPVTEQQHLLDVQMKCESDSELCLSELDILPSHSDRDGLTKEMANDSTMHTQTMDIELHCQFDDSDLHATRSSTPHTPGPLNPVGGSSSQMLDSSSERPPCPCNLRLLSKRKMGFPGAEVVELGQRKRQCVVNMEDKPEERDSASEPC from the exons ATGGCatatagaagaagaagacgacAGATCATACTTCCAG AACACAGGAATAGACATGTGCCCAACAACATGGACCAGCTTGCTTTCAAATACATG GAGATGTGTAAAGTGGAGTCCAGCACCGATTCTGACTCAGAGATTAGTCCAAGATGGTCAGACACCAGCACTATG GGATGTGTGAGCAGTACACCAGAGAGTGGGACTTTTCATCGGACATTGCCGTTAACACATAAGCCTGTAGGAAGGCATGGTTGTTATTCTTTG TTCTTGGACCCATACGATGGGAGCTCTGAGGATTCTGACAAGTCAAACATCGATGTGGGTGTCTCCAGCAGGCGAACGAGGCCGCAGGGAAAAAGTGGAGGCAGCTGTCGGTTCTCAGGCAGGAGCAGGAGGTTTATCCTTCATCACCCTGCTTCCGTTTCCCTCAAGGAAGTGGTGAAAAATGGGAAGCGAGATCCTGTAACAGAGCAGCAACATCTTCTGGATGTCCAGATGAAATGTGAGAGTGACTCTGAGCTGTGTCTCTCTGAGCTTGACATTCTGCCCTCCCACAGTGACAGGGATGGTCTTACAAAGGAAATGGCCAATGATTCAACAATGCACACCCAAACCATGGATATAGAATTGCATTGCCAATTTGACGATTCAGACTTGCATGCTACAAGATCCTCAACACCTCACACACCTGGACCTCTAAACCCAGTGGGAGGAAGTTCGTCCCAGATGCTGGATAGCTCCTCTGAGAGACCCCCCTGCCCATGTAACCTGCGATTGCTTTCCAAGAGAAAGATGGGTTTCCCTGGAGCAGAAGTGGTGGAGCTGGGGCAAAGAAAGAGGCAGTGTGTTGTCAACATGGAGGACAAACCAGAAGAAAGGGACTCAGCATCTGAACCATGTTAG
- the LOC114546969 gene encoding uncharacterized protein LOC114546969 isoform X2 produces the protein MAYRRRRRQIILPEHRNRHVPNNMDQLAFKYMMCKVESSTDSDSEISPRWSDTSTMGCVSSTPESGTFHRTLPLTHKPVGRHGCYSLFLDPYDGSSEDSDKSNIDVGVSSRRTRPQGKSGGSCRFSGRSRRFILHHPASVSLKEVVKNGKRDPVTEQQHLLDVQMKCESDSELCLSELDILPSHSDRDGLTKEMANDSTMHTQTMDIELHCQFDDSDLHATRSSTPHTPGPLNPVGGSSSQMLDSSSERPPCPCNLRLLSKRKMGFPGAEVVELGQRKRQCVVNMEDKPEERDSASEPC, from the exons ATGGCatatagaagaagaagacgacAGATCATACTTCCAG AACACAGGAATAGACATGTGCCCAACAACATGGACCAGCTTGCTTTCAAATACATG ATGTGTAAAGTGGAGTCCAGCACCGATTCTGACTCAGAGATTAGTCCAAGATGGTCAGACACCAGCACTATG GGATGTGTGAGCAGTACACCAGAGAGTGGGACTTTTCATCGGACATTGCCGTTAACACATAAGCCTGTAGGAAGGCATGGTTGTTATTCTTTG TTCTTGGACCCATACGATGGGAGCTCTGAGGATTCTGACAAGTCAAACATCGATGTGGGTGTCTCCAGCAGGCGAACGAGGCCGCAGGGAAAAAGTGGAGGCAGCTGTCGGTTCTCAGGCAGGAGCAGGAGGTTTATCCTTCATCACCCTGCTTCCGTTTCCCTCAAGGAAGTGGTGAAAAATGGGAAGCGAGATCCTGTAACAGAGCAGCAACATCTTCTGGATGTCCAGATGAAATGTGAGAGTGACTCTGAGCTGTGTCTCTCTGAGCTTGACATTCTGCCCTCCCACAGTGACAGGGATGGTCTTACAAAGGAAATGGCCAATGATTCAACAATGCACACCCAAACCATGGATATAGAATTGCATTGCCAATTTGACGATTCAGACTTGCATGCTACAAGATCCTCAACACCTCACACACCTGGACCTCTAAACCCAGTGGGAGGAAGTTCGTCCCAGATGCTGGATAGCTCCTCTGAGAGACCCCCCTGCCCATGTAACCTGCGATTGCTTTCCAAGAGAAAGATGGGTTTCCCTGGAGCAGAAGTGGTGGAGCTGGGGCAAAGAAAGAGGCAGTGTGTTGTCAACATGGAGGACAAACCAGAAGAAAGGGACTCAGCATCTGAACCATGTTAG
- the LOC114546969 gene encoding uncharacterized protein LOC114546969 isoform X3, with translation MPWHIEEEDDRSYFQEMCKVESSTDSDSEISPRWSDTSTMGCVSSTPESGTFHRTLPLTHKPVGRHGCYSLFLDPYDGSSEDSDKSNIDVGVSSRRTRPQGKSGGSCRFSGRSRRFILHHPASVSLKEVVKNGKRDPVTEQQHLLDVQMKCESDSELCLSELDILPSHSDRDGLTKEMANDSTMHTQTMDIELHCQFDDSDLHATRSSTPHTPGPLNPVGGSSSQMLDSSSERPPCPCNLRLLSKRKMGFPGAEVVELGQRKRQCVVNMEDKPEERDSASEPC, from the exons ATGCCATGGCatatagaagaagaagacgacAGATCATACTTCCAG GAGATGTGTAAAGTGGAGTCCAGCACCGATTCTGACTCAGAGATTAGTCCAAGATGGTCAGACACCAGCACTATG GGATGTGTGAGCAGTACACCAGAGAGTGGGACTTTTCATCGGACATTGCCGTTAACACATAAGCCTGTAGGAAGGCATGGTTGTTATTCTTTG TTCTTGGACCCATACGATGGGAGCTCTGAGGATTCTGACAAGTCAAACATCGATGTGGGTGTCTCCAGCAGGCGAACGAGGCCGCAGGGAAAAAGTGGAGGCAGCTGTCGGTTCTCAGGCAGGAGCAGGAGGTTTATCCTTCATCACCCTGCTTCCGTTTCCCTCAAGGAAGTGGTGAAAAATGGGAAGCGAGATCCTGTAACAGAGCAGCAACATCTTCTGGATGTCCAGATGAAATGTGAGAGTGACTCTGAGCTGTGTCTCTCTGAGCTTGACATTCTGCCCTCCCACAGTGACAGGGATGGTCTTACAAAGGAAATGGCCAATGATTCAACAATGCACACCCAAACCATGGATATAGAATTGCATTGCCAATTTGACGATTCAGACTTGCATGCTACAAGATCCTCAACACCTCACACACCTGGACCTCTAAACCCAGTGGGAGGAAGTTCGTCCCAGATGCTGGATAGCTCCTCTGAGAGACCCCCCTGCCCATGTAACCTGCGATTGCTTTCCAAGAGAAAGATGGGTTTCCCTGGAGCAGAAGTGGTGGAGCTGGGGCAAAGAAAGAGGCAGTGTGTTGTCAACATGGAGGACAAACCAGAAGAAAGGGACTCAGCATCTGAACCATGTTAG